The following proteins are encoded in a genomic region of uncultured Vibrio sp.:
- a CDS encoding 3-deoxy-7-phosphoheptulonate synthase: MKKSELSDINIVEEQVLITPDELKAKLPLSDKARRFIQESRQTIANIIHKKDHRLLVVCGPCSIHDVDAAKDYAKRLKALSEQLSDQLYIVMRVYFEKPRTTVGWKGLVNDPHLDGSFDIEHGLHVGRELLVDLAEMEIPLATEALDPISPQYIADTFSWAAIGARTTESQTHREMASGLSTPIGFKNGTDGSLATAINAMQAASSSHRFMGINREGQVALLTTKGNPNGHVILRGGKQTNYDSVSVTECEQEMAKSGLDASLMVDCSHANSRKDYRRQPLVAEDVIHQIREGNKSIIGLMIESHINEGNQSSDLKLEEMKYGVSITDACINWESTEALLRHAHEELVPFLENRLKG, encoded by the coding sequence ATGAAAAAAAGTGAATTGAGCGATATTAACATCGTCGAAGAACAGGTTCTTATCACTCCAGATGAGTTAAAAGCGAAATTGCCTCTGAGTGACAAAGCACGCCGCTTTATCCAAGAATCTCGTCAAACCATTGCAAACATCATTCATAAGAAAGATCACCGTCTGCTTGTTGTGTGTGGGCCTTGTTCTATCCACGATGTTGATGCGGCGAAGGACTACGCAAAACGTCTTAAAGCTCTTTCAGAACAACTAAGCGATCAACTGTATATTGTTATGCGTGTTTACTTTGAAAAGCCTCGTACTACGGTTGGCTGGAAAGGTTTGGTCAATGACCCGCACCTGGATGGCAGTTTTGATATCGAACATGGCCTGCATGTTGGCCGTGAATTGCTGGTTGACCTGGCAGAGATGGAAATTCCGCTAGCGACAGAAGCTCTTGACCCAATCAGCCCGCAGTACATCGCAGATACCTTTAGCTGGGCAGCAATTGGTGCGCGTACAACCGAGTCACAAACTCACCGTGAAATGGCAAGTGGTCTATCGACGCCAATTGGCTTTAAAAACGGTACCGATGGCAGCTTAGCGACTGCTATTAACGCAATGCAAGCAGCATCATCTAGCCACCGTTTCATGGGGATCAACCGTGAAGGGCAAGTGGCACTGTTGACAACCAAGGGTAACCCTAATGGCCACGTAATCTTACGTGGCGGTAAGCAGACTAACTATGATTCAGTGTCCGTGACTGAATGTGAACAAGAAATGGCGAAGTCAGGTCTAGACGCTTCACTGATGGTTGACTGTAGCCACGCGAACTCGCGTAAAGACTACCGCCGTCAGCCATTAGTTGCTGAAGATGTGATCCATCAAATTCGTGAAGGCAACAAGTCTATTATTGGCCTGATGATTGAAAGCCACATCAACGAAGGCAATCAATCTTCTGACTTGAAACTTGAAGAGATGAAATACGGTGTATCAATCACCGACGCATGTATCAATTGGGAGTCAACTGAGGCACTATTACGTCATGCACACGAAGAGCTGGTGCCTTTCTTAGAGAATCGCCTAAAAGGCTAA
- the tyrA gene encoding bifunctional chorismate mutase/prephenate dehydrogenase — protein sequence MAVELNALRDQIDAVDKQMLELLAQRLSLVEKVGEVKSEHGLPIYAPDREAAMLASRRAEAEKIGVPPQLIEDILRRTMRESYASEKDSGFKCLNPELRSVVIIGGNGQLGGLFGRMFKLSGYQVKVLGSKDWDRADEILDNAGLVVVTVPIHLTEGVIEKLSNLPQDCILCDLTSIKSKPLQAMLKVHAGPVVGLHPMFGPDVPSLAKQVIVYCDGRGNEHYQWLLQQFGIWGASLCQIDAEEHDHGMTLIQALRHFTSFAYGMHLSKENPNIDQLLKLSSPIYRLELAMVGRLFGQDPNLYGDIIFSSQENIDMIKRFHQRLGDAVAILDSKDKARFIESFKQVSDWFGNYSQQFMNESQNLLKQANDNIHRG from the coding sequence ATGGCAGTTGAACTTAACGCATTACGCGATCAGATTGATGCAGTCGACAAGCAAATGCTTGAGCTTCTAGCCCAGCGTTTATCGCTGGTAGAAAAAGTGGGTGAAGTAAAAAGCGAACACGGTTTGCCAATTTATGCCCCCGATCGAGAGGCCGCGATGTTAGCGTCTCGTCGAGCTGAAGCTGAAAAAATTGGGGTACCCCCACAGCTAATCGAAGACATTCTTCGTCGTACTATGCGTGAGTCTTATGCCAGTGAGAAAGATTCCGGATTTAAGTGTTTGAACCCAGAATTACGCTCAGTTGTGATTATCGGTGGTAATGGTCAACTGGGCGGTCTGTTTGGCCGCATGTTCAAATTGTCGGGCTACCAGGTCAAAGTTCTGGGCAGTAAAGACTGGGATCGTGCAGATGAAATCCTGGACAACGCGGGTTTAGTCGTGGTCACGGTACCGATTCATCTCACTGAAGGGGTTATCGAGAAGCTGAGTAATTTACCACAAGATTGCATTTTGTGTGATTTAACCTCGATTAAGTCGAAGCCACTGCAAGCGATGCTCAAGGTGCACGCAGGCCCGGTTGTTGGTCTTCACCCGATGTTTGGCCCAGATGTTCCTAGCCTGGCGAAGCAGGTTATCGTGTACTGTGATGGCCGTGGTAACGAGCATTACCAATGGCTACTCCAACAATTTGGTATTTGGGGCGCAAGTTTGTGTCAGATTGACGCAGAAGAGCACGATCATGGCATGACACTGATTCAGGCTCTGAGACACTTCACGTCGTTTGCTTACGGCATGCACTTAAGTAAAGAGAACCCGAATATCGATCAGTTGCTGAAACTAAGCTCGCCAATCTACCGCCTTGAATTGGCAATGGTTGGACGACTGTTTGGTCAGGACCCGAATTTGTACGGTGATATCATTTTCTCTTCTCAAGAGAATATTGACATGATCAAGCGATTCCATCAGCGTTTGGGCGATGCGGTGGCGATTCTGGATAGCAAAGACAAAGCGCGATTCATCGAAAGCTTCAAACAGGTGAGTGATTGGTTTGGTAACTACTCTCAACAATTTATGAATGAGAGCCAGAACTTACTCAAACAGGCCAATGATAATATCCATCGTGGTTAA
- the ettA gene encoding energy-dependent translational throttle protein EttA has product MAEYVYTMSRVSKIVPPKRQILKDISLSFFPGAKIGVLGLNGAGKSTLLRIMAGIDTDIDGEARPQPGLNVGYLPQEPVLDESKTVREIVEEAVSDVADALKRLDAVYAAYAEPDADFDALAKEQGELEGLIQAKDGHNLDNALERAADALRLPEWDQKIAHLSGGERRRVAICRLLLEKPDMLLLDEPTNHLDAESVAWLERFLVDYTGTVVAITHDRYFLDNAAGWILELDRGEGIPWEGNYTSWLEQKDARLQQEASQESARQKTIEKELEWVRKNPKGRQAKSKARMARFEELQNTDHQKRNETNELFIPPGERLGDKVIEVNNLTKSFDGRVLIDDLSFSIPKGAIVGIIGANGAGKSTLFKMLSGTEQPDSGTIELGDTVKLASVEQFRDSMNDKNTVFQEISEGADIIKINNFEIPARAYCSRFNFRGSDQQKVIGELSGGERNRVHLAKLLKAGGNVLLLDEPTNDLDVETLRALEEALLEFPGCAMVISHDRWFLDRIATHIIDYRDEGQVNFYEGNYTEYMDWLKKTLGPEAAEPHRIKYKRIAK; this is encoded by the coding sequence ATGGCTGAATACGTATATACCATGTCGCGGGTGAGCAAAATTGTGCCACCTAAGCGTCAAATCCTTAAAGACATCTCTCTGAGCTTCTTCCCTGGTGCGAAAATCGGTGTTTTAGGTCTGAACGGTGCAGGTAAATCGACTCTGCTACGTATCATGGCGGGTATCGACACGGATATCGACGGTGAAGCACGTCCACAACCTGGGCTTAACGTGGGCTACCTTCCTCAGGAGCCGGTACTTGATGAATCAAAAACCGTTCGTGAGATCGTAGAAGAAGCCGTATCAGATGTTGCTGATGCGCTGAAACGTCTAGATGCGGTATATGCGGCATACGCTGAACCAGATGCGGATTTTGATGCCCTAGCAAAAGAGCAAGGCGAACTTGAGGGTCTAATTCAAGCAAAAGACGGCCACAATCTGGATAATGCTCTAGAGCGTGCAGCGGATGCCTTGCGTCTTCCTGAGTGGGATCAGAAGATTGCCCATCTGTCAGGTGGTGAGCGTCGTCGTGTCGCTATTTGTCGTCTACTACTAGAGAAGCCAGACATGCTTCTTCTTGACGAACCAACCAACCACCTGGATGCTGAGTCTGTTGCTTGGCTAGAACGCTTCCTAGTTGATTACACAGGTACTGTTGTCGCGATTACCCACGACCGTTACTTCCTTGATAACGCTGCTGGCTGGATTCTTGAACTTGACCGTGGTGAAGGTATTCCATGGGAAGGTAACTACACCTCTTGGCTAGAGCAAAAAGATGCACGTCTACAACAAGAAGCATCACAAGAAAGCGCTCGTCAAAAAACCATCGAGAAAGAACTTGAGTGGGTACGCAAGAACCCTAAAGGTCGTCAGGCGAAGTCGAAAGCGCGTATGGCTCGTTTTGAAGAGCTTCAAAACACTGACCATCAGAAACGTAACGAAACCAACGAACTATTTATCCCGCCAGGTGAGCGCCTAGGTGACAAGGTTATCGAAGTGAATAACCTGACAAAGTCGTTTGACGGTCGTGTACTGATTGATGACTTGTCATTCAGCATCCCTAAAGGTGCAATCGTCGGTATTATCGGTGCCAACGGTGCAGGTAAATCAACGCTATTTAAAATGCTAAGTGGCACAGAACAGCCAGACTCAGGCACAATCGAACTGGGTGATACAGTGAAACTGGCATCGGTTGAGCAGTTCCGTGACTCAATGAACGACAAGAACACTGTGTTCCAAGAGATTTCTGAAGGCGCTGATATCATTAAGATCAACAACTTCGAAATCCCTGCCCGTGCATACTGTTCACGTTTCAACTTCAGAGGCTCTGATCAACAGAAAGTAATCGGTGAGCTATCGGGTGGCGAGCGTAACCGTGTACACCTTGCGAAACTACTGAAAGCGGGCGGTAACGTACTGCTACTCGATGAACCAACCAATGACCTTGATGTTGAAACACTGCGTGCACTTGAAGAAGCGTTGCTTGAATTCCCGGGCTGTGCAATGGTTATCTCGCACGACCGTTGGTTCCTTGACCGTATCGCAACGCACATCATCGACTACCGCGACGAAGGTCAGGTTAACTTCTACGAAGGTAACTACACCGAGTACATGGACTGGTTGAAGAAGACGCTTGGTCCTGAAGCTGCTGAACCTCACCGCATCAAATACAAACGTATCGCGAAGTAA
- the trpR gene encoding trp operon repressor: MSHEPEYTDWQQILELIRTSVDSQQHEMFLTMLMTPDERDSLIARVNILNELLKGELSQRQISQMLGVGIATITRGSNELKSKTDKEKDQLKALLEPVAQ; the protein is encoded by the coding sequence ATGTCACACGAACCCGAGTACACAGACTGGCAGCAGATTCTTGAGCTAATTCGAACAAGTGTCGATAGTCAGCAGCATGAAATGTTTTTAACGATGCTGATGACACCTGATGAACGAGATTCATTAATTGCCCGAGTGAACATTCTTAATGAACTGCTCAAAGGCGAGTTATCTCAACGTCAGATCAGCCAGATGCTGGGAGTGGGCATTGCAACCATCACACGTGGTTCAAATGAGTTGAAGTCCAAAACGGATAAAGAGAAAGATCAACTCAAAGCGTTATTAGAGCCAGTAGCTCAATAA
- a CDS encoding IS1182 family transposase → MLQEPSPQQYELEMVTMEQLVPKDHLVRKIDSAIDFEFIRDEVAHLYCKDNGRPPVDPVRLFKIILLGYIFGVKSERQLVKEIEVNVAYRWFLRMSLTEKVIHASTLSQNRIRRFNGTDVFERIFINIVQQAMAKGLVAGQELFTDSTHLKANANKNKHTNKQTAVRASAYLDMLDEDVALDRAKEGKRPLKERTSEQKAKNTKSSTTDPESGFMTRDNKPQGFFYLDHRTVDGQHGIIVDTHATAGNVNDSQPYIRRLDHTLEQFNLNPIAVGLDAGYFTAPVAESLERRGILGVFGYRRPSRTKNAFKKKHFIYNKEKDSYRCPNGQELIYKTTSRDAYREYHSDPKECAFCPMRDDCTQSKNMKKVITRHIYTEAMDRANQMRLSAYGKKTYRRRSETVERSFADAKQHHGHRYARFRGLANVQMQCWLAAAAQNIKKIALVVSYLRKLGLNRGEIAQILAYIRQFKNTNSLQFI, encoded by the coding sequence ATGCTTCAAGAACCTTCTCCACAACAGTACGAACTTGAAATGGTGACGATGGAACAACTTGTTCCCAAAGACCATCTTGTTCGTAAAATTGACTCTGCTATCGATTTTGAATTCATTCGTGATGAAGTCGCCCACCTTTATTGCAAAGACAATGGCCGACCACCTGTAGACCCTGTCCGTCTATTCAAAATTATCCTACTGGGGTACATCTTCGGAGTAAAAAGCGAGCGTCAGCTTGTCAAAGAAATCGAAGTGAATGTCGCGTATCGTTGGTTCCTCCGTATGTCTCTCACAGAAAAGGTCATCCATGCCTCGACTCTTAGTCAAAACCGTATTCGTCGCTTCAATGGTACGGATGTCTTCGAACGCATCTTTATTAACATCGTTCAACAAGCGATGGCGAAAGGTTTAGTCGCTGGACAAGAGCTCTTTACCGATAGTACTCATCTCAAAGCGAATGCGAACAAAAACAAGCACACCAATAAACAAACGGCGGTCCGAGCGAGCGCCTATTTAGATATGTTGGATGAAGACGTTGCACTAGACCGAGCTAAAGAGGGGAAGAGACCGCTTAAAGAACGAACTTCTGAGCAGAAAGCTAAGAACACGAAGAGCAGTACGACTGATCCCGAGAGTGGCTTCATGACCCGCGACAACAAGCCGCAAGGGTTCTTCTATCTCGACCACCGCACGGTCGATGGCCAGCACGGCATCATCGTTGATACCCATGCGACCGCGGGGAATGTGAATGACTCTCAACCTTATATCCGCCGTCTCGACCACACGCTTGAACAGTTTAACCTCAATCCCATCGCTGTTGGCCTTGATGCCGGTTACTTCACTGCACCCGTTGCTGAATCCCTTGAGCGCCGAGGGATACTTGGTGTGTTCGGCTATCGCCGACCATCACGAACAAAGAATGCCTTCAAGAAGAAACACTTTATCTATAACAAAGAAAAAGACAGCTATCGTTGCCCCAACGGGCAGGAACTTATCTACAAGACGACGTCACGCGACGCTTACCGAGAGTATCACTCAGACCCTAAAGAGTGTGCGTTCTGCCCAATGCGTGATGACTGTACTCAAAGTAAAAACATGAAGAAGGTCATCACAAGGCATATCTATACGGAAGCCATGGATAGAGCCAACCAGATGCGGCTCTCAGCTTATGGAAAGAAAACCTACAGGCGGAGAAGCGAAACGGTAGAGAGAAGCTTCGCGGATGCCAAACAACATCATGGTCATCGATACGCTCGCTTTCGAGGGTTAGCCAACGTGCAGATGCAGTGCTGGTTGGCAGCGGCTGCGCAAAACATCAAAAAGATAGCGTTGGTGGTGAGTTATCTGCGTAAACTCGGCCTAAATCGGGGTGAAATAGCGCAAATCCTCGCTTATATACGCCAATTTAAAAACACTAACTCTCTACAGTTTATCTAA
- the sltY gene encoding murein transglycosylase, whose translation MRFNVTKLAKNVCCTAALCVVSVTANAALSLEKQRELYEQAQNLLDKNDINGYLVIRPKIADYPLTPYVDYRTFIRQLPSKTPKQVNDFISDYETFPFSRRVSAPYLNHLYKEKDWQAITEFQKVIPSGERYQCIFYQANLKQGKHVAAFKGAEDMWLSGSSIASECDPLFSAWDKAGGRTDDLILQRMLLAFDARNGSLMSYLQKLPKSAKAKQQAKEMKALFDKPATVAEFAKKKPANDFYRAQSEYALEKLARMNIEQAQQAYDSVVKGQKFSPEKAQSLADYIAFRLTRTESARLAQWRDDKTKTSQYLPLIETRIRLAVQNADWKGVQEWIAVLNQEEQATLRWQYWLGRSEIALGDDVAGKKRLATLVGERNFYSVAAANAIGQSIKYPTHRIKLDNKMVEPYHDALARIAEMIATDKISAAKSEWAHLLRRVNKDEKAMLAAYASSKHWHHLTVTASIQAQMWDNIELRFPVAHRWWFNFYAKKHDIDPVTMMSLARQESALDVEARSPVGARGIMQIMPETAKYTARKYKLKYQGSQELYNVGKNIEIGSHYLQGLLEDYDNNRIFALAAYNAGPNRVKTWRERTQGKVDAYAFIEAIPFKETRGYVQNILMFETYYRDLLGIDGAFLNQHEINTKY comes from the coding sequence ATGAGATTCAACGTTACGAAATTGGCTAAAAATGTATGTTGTACTGCCGCTTTGTGTGTGGTGAGTGTGACCGCTAATGCTGCACTTAGTTTAGAAAAGCAGCGTGAACTATATGAACAGGCCCAAAATCTATTAGATAAGAATGACATCAACGGATACTTGGTGATTCGTCCTAAAATCGCGGACTATCCGCTGACACCTTATGTGGACTATCGTACTTTTATAAGACAGCTGCCGAGCAAGACCCCCAAACAAGTTAACGACTTTATCTCCGACTACGAGACCTTTCCTTTTTCTCGTCGAGTTAGTGCCCCCTATTTGAATCACCTCTACAAAGAAAAAGATTGGCAGGCCATTACTGAGTTTCAAAAAGTGATACCCAGCGGTGAGCGTTATCAATGTATTTTTTATCAGGCGAATTTGAAGCAGGGTAAACACGTTGCTGCGTTTAAAGGCGCGGAAGATATGTGGTTAAGCGGGTCAAGTATTGCTTCTGAGTGTGACCCGTTATTTTCTGCCTGGGATAAAGCGGGTGGACGAACGGACGATTTAATTTTGCAGCGGATGTTACTGGCGTTCGATGCACGTAACGGCAGTCTGATGAGTTATTTGCAAAAGTTACCTAAATCAGCCAAGGCCAAGCAACAAGCTAAAGAGATGAAAGCGTTGTTTGATAAGCCTGCTACGGTCGCGGAATTCGCTAAGAAAAAGCCAGCCAACGACTTTTATCGTGCTCAGAGTGAATATGCGCTGGAAAAGCTTGCCCGAATGAATATTGAGCAGGCGCAACAAGCGTATGACTCGGTAGTAAAAGGGCAGAAATTTTCTCCTGAAAAAGCGCAGTCACTTGCCGATTACATTGCGTTTCGCTTAACACGAACAGAGTCTGCCCGTTTGGCTCAGTGGCGAGATGACAAGACGAAAACTAGTCAGTACCTGCCTCTCATCGAGACTCGTATTCGTCTGGCGGTGCAAAATGCAGATTGGAAAGGGGTTCAGGAGTGGATAGCGGTTCTTAATCAAGAAGAGCAGGCGACACTGCGCTGGCAATATTGGCTAGGCCGAAGTGAAATTGCGCTGGGAGATGACGTAGCGGGCAAGAAGCGTTTAGCAACATTGGTTGGGGAGCGTAATTTTTATAGTGTCGCGGCCGCGAATGCGATAGGGCAGTCGATCAAATATCCAACCCACAGAATCAAATTAGACAATAAGATGGTAGAGCCTTACCACGATGCTCTGGCTCGTATTGCTGAGATGATTGCGACAGATAAGATCTCTGCAGCGAAGAGCGAGTGGGCACATTTGCTCCGTAGAGTGAATAAAGACGAAAAAGCCATGCTAGCGGCCTATGCATCTTCAAAACACTGGCATCATCTAACCGTTACCGCAAGTATTCAAGCTCAGATGTGGGACAATATTGAACTGAGGTTCCCTGTTGCGCATCGCTGGTGGTTTAATTTCTACGCTAAGAAGCATGATATTGACCCGGTTACGATGATGTCTTTGGCAAGGCAAGAAAGTGCGCTGGATGTCGAGGCTCGTTCACCAGTTGGTGCGCGCGGAATCATGCAGATAATGCCTGAAACGGCAAAATACACCGCCCGCAAGTACAAGTTAAAGTATCAAGGATCTCAAGAACTGTATAACGTCGGTAAAAATATCGAAATTGGTAGCCATTATCTGCAAGGTTTATTAGAGGATTACGATAATAATCGTATTTTTGCTCTGGCGGCTTATAATGCTGGACCTAACAGAGTGAAAACGTGGCGAGAGCGAACCCAGGGAAAAGTGGATGCTTATGCCTTTATTGAGGCGATTCCATTTAAAGAGACACGTGGTTATGTTCAGAACATCTTAATGTTTGAAACTTACTACCGTGATCTTTTGGGTATCGATGGCGCGTTCTTGAATCAACATGAGATCAATACCAAGTATTGA
- a CDS encoding M23 family metallopeptidase translates to MSKKIIIQIPTKNGDQQFYFGRISVVTLLASVIALPAVIGGAWYMNQQQRYDQDVLVQAVAKLESEKNEITALYEEQLDTNHSLSQSLTDRNNQIQLLGKRVFDVESVLGLADEELMLDENNLALEERIDAAAIDSAVRATMFRLIPNDSPITYQRISSSYGSRINPISGKRHVHTGIDLTCKRGEEVLAPADGVVETVRPGNRGYGNYLTLRHSFGFMSSYAHLQHFKVKSGEFVSKGDVIAQCGNSGNSTGPHLHYEVRFLGRALNPQYLMDWTPENFNYVFEKENKVKWGPLVQLIDNVVRLQINLTNSPYRDTSINTVSSEEGNDTAVN, encoded by the coding sequence ATGTCTAAAAAAATCATCATTCAGATCCCGACAAAAAACGGCGATCAGCAATTTTACTTTGGCCGCATTTCGGTCGTCACTTTGTTGGCTTCGGTCATCGCATTACCTGCCGTTATTGGTGGTGCGTGGTATATGAACCAGCAACAGCGCTATGATCAGGATGTACTGGTTCAAGCCGTCGCTAAACTGGAGAGTGAGAAAAACGAAATCACCGCACTTTACGAAGAACAGCTTGATACCAACCACTCGCTGTCTCAATCTTTGACTGACAGAAATAACCAAATTCAGCTGCTGGGTAAACGTGTATTCGATGTCGAGTCGGTACTTGGATTAGCCGACGAAGAGCTGATGCTTGATGAAAACAATTTGGCACTGGAAGAGAGAATTGATGCCGCGGCAATAGATTCTGCCGTACGTGCAACGATGTTCCGCCTTATTCCTAACGACAGCCCAATCACTTATCAGCGCATCTCATCTTCTTATGGCAGTCGAATCAACCCGATTTCAGGGAAAAGACACGTTCATACTGGTATCGACCTAACCTGTAAGCGTGGTGAAGAGGTACTGGCCCCTGCAGATGGTGTTGTAGAGACTGTTCGTCCGGGTAACCGAGGGTATGGCAACTACCTGACTTTGCGCCATTCGTTCGGTTTTATGAGTTCTTACGCACACTTGCAACACTTCAAAGTGAAAAGCGGGGAATTTGTCAGTAAAGGGGATGTTATCGCTCAATGTGGTAACTCTGGTAATTCGACCGGACCTCACCTGCATTATGAAGTGCGCTTCCTCGGACGAGCATTGAACCCTCAATACTTGATGGACTGGACACCAGAGAACTTCAACTACGTGTTTGAAAAAGAAAATAAAGTTAAATGGGGTCCATTAGTTCAGTTGATTGACAACGTTGTTCGTCTGCAAATCAACTTAACTAATTCGCCTTACCGAGACACCAGCATCAATACCGTATCCAGTGAAGAAGGTAACGATACTGCGGTTAACTGA
- the pheA gene encoding prephenate dehydratase — protein sequence MTDQPISLEDIRIRLNELDDELLSLLSERRSLSIEVAKSKVQTSKPVRDAVREQQLLVKLISNGREKYDLDAQYITKLFHTIIEDSVLLQQSYLQDLVNPQQSRKPLARVAFLGAKGSYSHLASREYFSRKNTELIELNCEHFKEVTQTVESGHADYGVLPIENTSSGSINEVYDLLQHTTLYIVGELTQPIEHCLVATKDIRLEDIKTLYSHPQPHQQCSEFLSRMKGVKLESCASTADAMQKVQELNRDDVAAIGNASSGKLYGLQAIQGNIANQTENHTRFIVVARKPVEVSTQIPAKTTLIMSTSQQAGSLVETLLVLQRYGINMTKLESRPIMGNPWEEMFYVDLESHLDSQGMQQALQELTKITKHLKVLGCYPSENVKPTQVKLS from the coding sequence ATGACTGACCAACCTATTTCTCTGGAAGATATTCGTATACGTTTAAATGAACTTGATGACGAGCTACTTAGCTTGTTGTCTGAACGCCGTAGCCTCAGTATTGAAGTAGCCAAAAGCAAAGTTCAAACCTCAAAACCGGTTCGCGATGCTGTCCGTGAGCAACAGTTGTTGGTAAAGCTCATTTCTAATGGCCGCGAAAAGTATGATTTAGACGCTCAATACATCACTAAACTTTTCCACACTATTATTGAAGACTCCGTTCTTCTGCAGCAAAGTTATCTCCAAGACCTTGTTAATCCACAACAAAGCCGCAAACCTCTCGCACGTGTTGCTTTCCTTGGTGCGAAAGGCTCATATTCACACCTAGCAAGCCGCGAATATTTTAGCCGTAAAAACACTGAGCTGATTGAACTGAACTGTGAACACTTCAAAGAAGTCACTCAAACGGTAGAGTCAGGTCATGCCGACTACGGTGTCCTGCCAATTGAAAATACCAGCTCAGGCTCGATTAACGAAGTGTATGACTTACTGCAACACACTACGTTGTACATTGTCGGTGAGCTGACACAGCCAATTGAGCACTGCTTGGTGGCAACAAAAGACATTCGTCTCGAAGACATCAAAACGCTGTATTCTCATCCTCAGCCTCATCAACAATGCAGCGAGTTCCTAAGCCGCATGAAAGGCGTAAAACTGGAGTCTTGCGCTAGCACGGCCGATGCCATGCAAAAAGTCCAAGAACTGAATCGCGATGACGTAGCGGCTATCGGTAATGCTTCAAGCGGCAAGCTATATGGCCTTCAAGCGATTCAAGGCAATATCGCCAATCAAACAGAAAACCATACTCGTTTTATCGTAGTGGCACGTAAACCGGTTGAGGTTTCCACGCAAATACCAGCTAAAACCACGCTGATTATGTCCACGTCTCAACAAGCAGGCTCATTGGTTGAAACACTACTGGTGCTGCAACGCTATGGCATCAATATGACCAAGCTTGAATCTCGTCCTATTATGGGTAACCCATGGGAAGAAATGTTCTACGTTGACTTAGAATCCCATCTGGATTCTCAAGGAATGCAGCAAGCGTTACAAGAGCTCACCAAGATCACTAAGCACTTGAAAGTATTGGGCTGCTACCCTAGCGAAAACGTAAAACCAACCCAAGTTAAATTGAGTTAA
- the yjjX gene encoding inosine/xanthosine triphosphatase, translating to MATQKVVIASLNPAKINAVQSAFQSAFPNQIFEFEGVSVASEVADQPMSNEETYTGALNRVKNAKVEALDGDFYVGLEAGIEGKVTFAWMVIESETHRGESRSASLMLPPEVLAQLEHANELGDVMDNVFGTENIKQKGGAISLLTQNQLTRSSVYHQALILALIPFTNIEHFPANL from the coding sequence ATGGCAACCCAAAAAGTCGTTATTGCCTCTTTAAACCCGGCAAAAATCAATGCAGTTCAGAGTGCGTTTCAAAGTGCATTTCCGAATCAAATTTTTGAATTTGAAGGAGTGAGTGTAGCCAGCGAAGTCGCGGATCAGCCGATGAGCAACGAGGAAACGTATACGGGTGCATTGAATAGAGTAAAAAACGCCAAAGTCGAAGCGCTAGACGGTGATTTTTATGTTGGACTAGAGGCGGGGATTGAAGGCAAGGTCACCTTCGCCTGGATGGTGATTGAGTCTGAAACGCATCGAGGCGAGTCCCGTTCAGCCAGTTTGATGTTACCGCCAGAAGTGTTGGCTCAACTTGAACATGCCAATGAACTTGGCGATGTCATGGACAACGTGTTTGGTACAGAGAATATTAAACAGAAAGGCGGCGCAATCAGTTTGTTAACCCAAAACCAATTGACGCGGAGTTCGGTCTACCATCAAGCCTTGATCCTGGCTTTGATACCTTTTACCAATATTGAACACTTTCCAGCTAATCTTTAG